The genomic stretch CAAGGTAGGAGTCCTCATTCAGTTCCCGGCGCAGGCCGCGGTCTGTTCCGGCGCCAACTGCCAGCCGGACGCCGGTGGACTCGCCCAGCGGTGCGGCGCCCTCCTTGTCCGGCCCCTGCTCAAGTGCGCCGGCGCCGGTTGGTCCCGCCGCGCTCACGCGCGACCCACCACAAAAGAGCGTTCGCCGAAGTGCACGCGGGCACCGATTTCGGCCAGGACAGGGGTGTTGGGGGCCAGGGGCGTCTTGGCGCCGGACGTGCCGGTGATGGCGCTGCCGTTGGTGGAATTGCGGTCGGTGACCCACAGCCCCTCGTTGCTGGCCCGGACGTGCAGATGCGTTTTCGACACGGACATGCTGGTGTCGCGGATCGTGATGAGGCGGGAAATCATCTCACCATCGTAACCGGCGGGGTTGCGCCCGATGAGTGCCACGGTGTCCACATCCTGCAGGGCACCGTCGTCAAAGGCCAGGCGCAGCGGCGTTTTTGCGGCGGCCGGGCGGATCCGGGTTTCACCTGCGGCTTCGTCGGCGTCGCCGGCCGGCAGCGGTTCGGTGGTCTTCCACGTGGGCTGGCCCGTATCTGACGGGGCTGCCTGGGGCGGCGCCGCGGCAGGCGGTGCGAAGCTGACGGGTTCTGTGTAGCCGGCTGCCGTGGGCTGCTGTCCGGACGGTGCGACCTGCCCTGCTCCCGGAGCAGGCGCGGAAAAGCCGGGAACCGTGGTGATGGTCCCCTGCGTGAAACCGAACTGCTGCGGCTGCTGCGCAACGGGCTGCGGGAGGGGCGAGTTCACCGTGGCTATGGTCGGCACGGGGGCAGGTTCATAGGACTCGCGGCCTGCCACTCCCCCGGTTTCCATGGGATTGCGCCCGGCCTTGATGTCAAAGACAAGGGTCTTGGCCACCTTGTCGTGCCAGCCCTGCCACTTGCCGTTGGGGTCCCAGGTGTTGGAGATGATGACAAGGATCGGCCCCACCGTGGGAACGATCCCGGCCAAACCAATGATCAGCCCGCGAAGGAAGATGGCCAGGAATCCGGCCCGCTCCCCTGCCATGTTGGTGGTGCGCAGCCCCAGCATGGCGTTGCCGGGGGTCTTGCCCGTGCGGGCTTCCCAAATCCACAGCCAGAGGCCGTAGGCGAGGCACAGCAGGAGAAAGGCCGAGTAGGTCAGCAGCATGTTGCGCTGGAATGCCGCAAGGTCCGCCTCGGTGGAGACGCCGCCCATCTGGACAATGACGAGCACGCCCACCACAACAGCCAGGATGGCAGGCGGCACGCCGTCGATCAGCTTGGCGGCCAGCCGGCGCCCGGCACCGCCGGGGACAAGTGTTGCTGCGGCGGCAAATCGGGCGTCTCCGCCCACCTGCTGGGGCGCCACGAGCGGCGCCGTGGTGCCGATGCCCACGGGGACGACACCGGGAAGCGACGGGGCGGCGCCGGGCGCCTGGCCCGCAACCGGGGGCTGGACCGGGGCGGGGGCCTGGCCGGTGAAGGGCTGGCCCACGAGCGGCACTGTTGAGGGCACCGGTGCGGCGGAACGGTTGGGAACCGCCGTGCCGCACAACGTGCAAAATGATGCGCCGGGAGCGATTTCCGCCCCGCAATTGCGGCATGTGTCCACCACTTTTTGCCCCATGTGCTTCTCAACCCTTCAATCGTTGTGCGTCTTTCAACAGTCCTGCATCGTGCGGAACTGTACTGGCCAGGGCGCCCCTTGCGGGGCGCCCTGGTCATTTCGCTGTGCGGCCGGAGCGCTTCCGCGACTCCACCAGCAGCGACCGCGGCGAGAACCGCGCACGCATCCGCTTCCAGAATCCTACCGAGCCGTTCATGCTTTTGAGCGATTGCTCCACATTGTCCCAGTAACCGGTCACCTCTGACTCGGTGGGCTGGCCCGGTCCGAAGATCGCGGCGTCGGCCCGCTGCGCAAGCAGCGCCGTGGTTCCCTGCGTTCCCGGGAAGCTGGTTTCCAGCGAGGCCGCGGTTTCGCGCCGGGTGCCGGAGAGGTCCACCACGGCGCCGAGGTCGGTGGCCTGGCTGAGCACCTCGGACCAGCCCCCTCCCACCCGGTCGGTGGGCAGGCCCTGGGTCAGGCGCTTCTTCCGGCGGCGCGACTTCAGCCCCACGATCAGCACCAGCGGCAGGATCAGGATCACAACGGGAACGGCCGCGACGGCAACGATCAACAGGATCCGGGAGACGATTTCCGCCACCGGGTTGTCCTTGCTGTTGGTGTTGATGGCGTCCGCGTTGTTGTCGTCGGGCAAGTCGGCAGGCTCCTGCGGCGGGGGCGGGGGCTGGAGCACCTGCGGCTTCGGCTTGGAGGCCTTCTGCGGTTCCGGCGGGTTGGGCACATTGTCCTTGTCCGGCGTCGGGTTGAACGGTACCCAGCCAACACCGGCGAAATTCACCTCAACCCATGCGTGGACGTCGGAGCCGGTGACCTTCAGGCTCTTGGCGCCGTTGCTCTTGCCCTGCGGATCCGGGTAGAAGCCCATGACCACGCGTGCCGGAATGCCCAGGTGTCGGGCCATGAGAACCATGGCCGTGGCGTACTGCTCGTCGTCGCCAATCATCTGCTCGTCGGACAGCATCTTAGTGATGCGGGCCGCGTTGTGGCCGGAGCTCGACTGCACCTGCCCCTCCAGCCCGTTGCTGAACTTGCCCTGCTGCTTCAGCGCATTCTCCAGCGCCTGCACCTGCTCCAACGGATTGCTGATGTCACCGACAATGTTGCTTGCCTTGACACCGACCACCTGCGGCACATTCTCCGGCTTCGGCAGGCGCACCGTACTGAAGTGCGCCTTGGCCAGCCTGCCTTGGTCCACCACGGGAACATCCACGTTCATGGCGTATGAGTCGCCCTGTGTGATTCCGGCAAAGTTCAGCGCGGTGCCGGATTCCTTGTTCAGGTAGAGCGTGGGTGTGTTTCCGCCTGAGCTCTGGTACGCCAGGCTTTGTGCAACGGCGACATTGGGAATCCACACGCCGTTGTAGCCTGCAATCTTGATTCCGACGGCGGCCGCACCGTCCCCCATACTCTGGTTCAGCGACTTGGGGTCGCCGATCGGGGTGAAGGAGGCTGAACTGTTGGGGTCCACGTTGAACACCACGCCGTCATAGCTGTCCATGGCGGCGATCCGAATGCGCCCGTCCTTCGGGAGACCGTCCACAGTAAACAGGACCGTTTCCTTCTCGTTCTTGAGGTAGTCGCGGAACTTGGTCAGCGGTGAGGGCAGCTCGTGCAGCTCCGGCGGCGGGATGACGTTCTCGCGCAGCACCTCGCGGGCGCCGGGCGCTGTCAGTGCCGGGGTGGCCACCATGGTGAGGGTGCCGGCCACTGCAATGACGCCGGCTGCCATCCCCATCCGATGCCAGAACGCCGTGCGTGCTGCGCCCGTATCGGCAACCTCATGGTTGGTGGAGACAGAGGCTGCCGTCTCCCGGCGGGCGAGTTCGTAGCGGTAGGCTAGCCAGGCGACGCCGCCCACCGTGAGAATGACACCCCGGAATCCGGGCAGGAACACCTGGGCGGTGCCGAAAAGGATGCCGGTAATGAACAGCGCCACCACCGGGATCAGGGACCAGGCAGCGTTGCGCAGCCGCCAGGCCAGCGTTCCGGCCGCAATGGCGGCTATGAACGTTGCGAGGTAAGGCACAACCATGACCTGCACGCTGGTGCCGACGGGCGCGGCAAGCGTCAGCATGTGCTTCCACGAAAGCATGATGCCCAGCAGCAGCCCGCGAAGGGATTCCCCGGTTGGGATGAACCCGGCAATGGACTCTTCTTGGGCCGCGAGGGCGCTTCCAAACAGCATGTACGCGGCGAACGACACCGCCATCATTGTGATCAGCCCCAACCGCCAGTGCGCGCCGAGCGCGGCAATGCCCAAACCCAGGACAATGGCGCCGAAGCCGGCAATGAGGTACTTCGGGTCGTGGCCGAACGCCGGGCCGAAGCCCAGCACACCCACGCCCAGCAGCACGGCCAGGACTCCGGCAT from Arthrobacter stackebrandtii encodes the following:
- a CDS encoding RDD family protein, whose protein sequence is MGQPFTGQAPAPVQPPVAGQAPGAAPSLPGVVPVGIGTTAPLVAPQQVGGDARFAAAATLVPGGAGRRLAAKLIDGVPPAILAVVVGVLVIVQMGGVSTEADLAAFQRNMLLTYSAFLLLCLAYGLWLWIWEARTGKTPGNAMLGLRTTNMAGERAGFLAIFLRGLIIGLAGIVPTVGPILVIISNTWDPNGKWQGWHDKVAKTLVFDIKAGRNPMETGGVAGRESYEPAPVPTIATVNSPLPQPVAQQPQQFGFTQGTITTVPGFSAPAPGAGQVAPSGQQPTAAGYTEPVSFAPPAAAPPQAAPSDTGQPTWKTTEPLPAGDADEAAGETRIRPAAAKTPLRLAFDDGALQDVDTVALIGRNPAGYDGEMISRLITIRDTSMSVSKTHLHVRASNEGLWVTDRNSTNGSAITGTSGAKTPLAPNTPVLAEIGARVHFGERSFVVGRA
- a CDS encoding transglutaminase-like domain-containing protein yields the protein MGRRSAAQQRTAVPQGPAGRRLANPANAGPRRAAPKPVSVFRTGRPWWHFLIDAGVLAVLLGVGVLGFGPAFGHDPKYLIAGFGAIVLGLGIAALGAHWRLGLITMMAVSFAAYMLFGSALAAQEESIAGFIPTGESLRGLLLGIMLSWKHMLTLAAPVGTSVQVMVVPYLATFIAAIAAGTLAWRLRNAAWSLIPVVALFITGILFGTAQVFLPGFRGVILTVGGVAWLAYRYELARRETAASVSTNHEVADTGAARTAFWHRMGMAAGVIAVAGTLTMVATPALTAPGAREVLRENVIPPPELHELPSPLTKFRDYLKNEKETVLFTVDGLPKDGRIRIAAMDSYDGVVFNVDPNSSASFTPIGDPKSLNQSMGDGAAAVGIKIAGYNGVWIPNVAVAQSLAYQSSGGNTPTLYLNKESGTALNFAGITQGDSYAMNVDVPVVDQGRLAKAHFSTVRLPKPENVPQVVGVKASNIVGDISNPLEQVQALENALKQQGKFSNGLEGQVQSSSGHNAARITKMLSDEQMIGDDEQYATAMVLMARHLGIPARVVMGFYPDPQGKSNGAKSLKVTGSDVHAWVEVNFAGVGWVPFNPTPDKDNVPNPPEPQKASKPKPQVLQPPPPPQEPADLPDDNNADAINTNSKDNPVAEIVSRILLIVAVAAVPVVILILPLVLIVGLKSRRRKKRLTQGLPTDRVGGGWSEVLSQATDLGAVVDLSGTRRETAASLETSFPGTQGTTALLAQRADAAIFGPGQPTESEVTGYWDNVEQSLKSMNGSVGFWKRMRARFSPRSLLVESRKRSGRTAK